A single region of the Alkalidesulfovibrio alkalitolerans DSM 16529 genome encodes:
- a CDS encoding branched-chain amino acid ABC transporter permease, whose protein sequence is MQGSCGLFHTSYAGEAGLLQTRFQKLRFGLFLPLYCLAPLFMDAYDLSVLIMIHVAIVGAVSLNLLTGFCGQISLGHGAFMGVGAYAAAVATNSGLPFFLALPLGGFAAAAVGMFFGIPSLRLKGIYLAIATLAAQIIIEYVLLHWDSVTGGSNGLLVASPEILGLAFDDEPMHFYLTFGVAVIAVLAVANIVRTRMGRAFVSVRDFYLSAEIVGVNLFTTKLTAFGVSSFLAGVAGGLWAHYVMYITPEMFGIGLSISYLAMIIIGGLGSVQGAVFGAIFITLLPEVLTAVTQALSTTMPGLSESVMAMKEGIFGLVLVLFLIFEPEGLAYRWRLFKAYWKLYPFAH, encoded by the coding sequence ATGCAGGGCTCGTGCGGTCTTTTCCATACCTCCTACGCCGGCGAGGCCGGGCTGTTGCAGACGCGCTTCCAGAAGCTGCGCTTCGGCCTCTTCCTGCCGCTGTACTGTCTCGCGCCGCTGTTCATGGACGCCTACGACCTCTCGGTGCTGATCATGATTCACGTGGCCATCGTGGGCGCGGTCTCGCTGAACCTGCTCACTGGCTTCTGCGGCCAGATCTCGCTCGGTCACGGAGCCTTCATGGGCGTGGGGGCCTATGCCGCCGCAGTGGCCACAAATTCCGGGCTGCCGTTTTTCCTGGCGCTGCCCTTGGGCGGCTTCGCGGCCGCTGCCGTGGGCATGTTCTTCGGCATTCCCTCGCTCAGGCTCAAGGGCATCTATCTGGCTATCGCCACACTGGCGGCCCAGATCATCATCGAATACGTGCTGCTGCACTGGGATTCGGTGACAGGCGGCTCCAACGGCCTGCTCGTGGCCTCGCCCGAGATTCTCGGGCTGGCTTTCGACGACGAGCCCATGCACTTCTACCTGACCTTCGGCGTGGCCGTGATCGCTGTGCTGGCCGTGGCCAACATCGTACGCACCCGCATGGGCAGGGCCTTCGTCTCGGTGCGCGACTTCTATCTCTCGGCCGAGATTGTTGGCGTGAACCTCTTCACCACCAAGCTCACCGCCTTCGGCGTCAGTTCGTTCCTCGCCGGAGTCGCGGGCGGGCTGTGGGCGCACTACGTGATGTACATCACCCCGGAGATGTTCGGCATCGGCCTGTCCATCAGCTATCTCGCCATGATCATCATCGGGGGATTGGGCAGTGTGCAGGGCGCGGTCTTCGGCGCCATCTTCATCACCTTGCTGCCCGAAGTGCTCACGGCCGTGACCCAGGCGCTCAGCACCACCATGCCCGGCCTCTCCGAGTCCGTGATGGCCATGAAGGAAGGCATCTTCGGTCTCGTGCTGGTGCTCTTCCTGATCTTCGAGCCCGAGGGGCTCGCCTATCGCTGGCGCTTGTTCAAGGCCTACTGGAAACTGTATCCCTTCGCCCACTAA
- a CDS encoding branched-chain amino acid ABC transporter permease: MEYYLQLFINGLVIGSIYSLVALGFVIIYKATKVVNFAQGEMLMAGAYMCFALTVQAGIPFLASFLLTLGFSIVLGLCIERLILRPMIGEPIISVIMVTIGLSSVLKAVVQFFWGTDIRVYPQVLPSDPVFVAGVPVAPVYIAAFVLAALLFVAFSAFFKYSRMGIAMRATAFDQQAAQSMGIGIKNIFALSWCIAAVVSSIGGIILGNINGINIQLGQLGLKVFPAVILGGLDSLLGAAIGGLAIGVLENICGGLARDLFGISGFREVAAFIFLVIILMIKPYGLFGTKHIERV, from the coding sequence GTGGAATACTATCTGCAACTGTTCATCAACGGCTTGGTCATCGGCTCCATCTACAGCCTGGTGGCCCTTGGCTTCGTCATCATTTACAAGGCCACCAAGGTGGTCAACTTCGCCCAGGGTGAGATGCTCATGGCCGGAGCCTACATGTGCTTCGCCCTGACCGTGCAGGCGGGCATCCCGTTCCTGGCCTCGTTCCTGCTCACCCTGGGCTTCTCCATCGTCCTGGGCCTGTGCATCGAGCGATTGATTCTGCGGCCCATGATCGGCGAGCCCATCATCAGCGTGATCATGGTCACCATCGGCCTGTCCAGCGTGCTCAAGGCCGTGGTGCAGTTTTTCTGGGGCACGGACATCCGTGTCTATCCCCAGGTGCTGCCCAGCGATCCGGTCTTCGTGGCGGGCGTACCCGTGGCTCCGGTCTACATCGCGGCCTTCGTGCTCGCGGCCTTGCTTTTCGTGGCCTTCTCCGCTTTCTTCAAATATTCGCGCATGGGCATCGCCATGCGGGCCACGGCCTTCGACCAGCAGGCCGCGCAGTCCATGGGCATCGGCATCAAGAACATCTTCGCCCTGTCGTGGTGCATCGCGGCCGTGGTTTCGAGCATCGGCGGCATCATCCTGGGCAACATCAACGGCATCAACATCCAACTCGGCCAGTTGGGGCTGAAAGTATTCCCGGCCGTGATCCTGGGCGGCCTGGACAGCCTGCTCGGCGCGGCCATCGGCGGTCTGGCCATCGGTGTCCTCGAGAACATCTGCGGCGGATTGGCCCGAGACCTGTTCGGCATCTCGGGATTCCGCGAGGTCGCGGCCTTCATCTTCCTGGTCATAATCCTGATGATCAAGCCCTATGGGCTCTTCGGGACCAAGCACATCGAGCGGGTGTAA
- a CDS encoding AMP-binding protein: MSKSYDTTLPRLLARNAAAHGRRTALREKEWGIWQSHSWEDYLRLTSEFAAGLKSLGFGPGDVIVLIGDNRPEWLWAELAIQALGGIALGLYQDAPAEEIGYVFELTGARLVVAEDQEQVDKMLDLRQGAAAKLEYIVYHDAKGMASYDEPGLMHFDRVREAGRAEAHRFGEWIEERDPDEVCLIATTSGTTGRPKLAMLSHRNMLSMAANLGAVDEKRASDEFVSFLPLAWMGEQMMAVASALLFGFCVNFPEEPDTVQNDIREIGPHVIFSPPRVWENMAATVRVKILETTPFKRWCYNFFMPLGEAHADALFAGRRPGLFLRLGRALGQLLLFRALKDNLGFSRVRSASTGGAALGPDTFRFFHAIGVNLKQIYGQTEIAGISCIHRDGEVDFTSVGSPIPETEIILSEEGEILSRSAAVFKGYFKNEKATAETMQDGWLRSGDAGFFDDRGRLVVIDRLKDVMQLASGERFSPQFLENKLKFSPYVREAVVLGHERDFAAAIVCIDFDIVGRFAESRMLTYTTYQDLAAKPEIYDLIHDEIAAINAQLPEAQRIRRFALLYKELDADDGELTRTRKVRRGVVSERYGALVEGLYSKASEVALKTEIQYQDGRVRGMSGTIALRGVA; encoded by the coding sequence ATGTCGAAATCGTATGACACGACTCTGCCGCGTCTCCTCGCGAGAAACGCGGCGGCGCACGGGCGGCGCACCGCTCTGCGCGAGAAGGAATGGGGCATTTGGCAGTCCCACTCCTGGGAAGACTACCTCCGCCTGACCTCCGAATTCGCCGCCGGCCTTAAATCCCTGGGGTTCGGGCCCGGCGACGTCATCGTCCTCATCGGCGACAACAGGCCCGAATGGCTGTGGGCCGAACTGGCCATCCAGGCCTTGGGCGGAATCGCGCTCGGGCTCTACCAGGATGCCCCGGCCGAGGAGATCGGCTACGTCTTCGAGCTGACCGGCGCCAGGCTCGTGGTCGCCGAGGATCAGGAGCAGGTGGACAAGATGCTCGACCTGCGCCAGGGAGCGGCGGCCAAGCTCGAATACATCGTCTATCACGACGCCAAGGGCATGGCCTCCTATGACGAGCCCGGGCTCATGCACTTCGACCGCGTGCGCGAGGCGGGCAGGGCCGAGGCCCACCGCTTTGGTGAATGGATCGAGGAGCGCGACCCGGACGAGGTCTGCCTCATCGCCACGACCTCGGGCACCACGGGACGGCCCAAGCTGGCCATGCTCTCGCACCGCAACATGCTCTCCATGGCCGCCAACCTCGGCGCGGTGGACGAGAAGCGCGCGAGCGACGAGTTCGTCTCCTTCCTGCCCCTGGCCTGGATGGGCGAGCAGATGATGGCCGTGGCCTCTGCGCTGCTCTTCGGCTTCTGCGTCAATTTTCCCGAAGAACCCGACACCGTGCAAAACGACATCCGTGAGATCGGTCCGCACGTCATCTTCTCGCCGCCGCGCGTCTGGGAGAACATGGCCGCCACGGTGCGCGTCAAGATTCTCGAGACCACGCCCTTCAAGCGCTGGTGCTACAATTTCTTCATGCCGCTGGGCGAGGCTCATGCCGACGCGCTCTTCGCGGGCAGGCGGCCCGGACTCTTCCTGCGCCTGGGCAGGGCGCTTGGGCAGCTTCTGCTCTTTCGTGCGCTCAAAGACAACCTCGGTTTCTCGCGAGTGCGTTCGGCCTCTACCGGCGGCGCGGCCCTTGGCCCGGACACTTTTCGCTTCTTCCACGCCATCGGCGTGAACCTGAAGCAAATCTATGGCCAGACCGAGATCGCGGGCATCTCCTGCATCCACCGCGACGGCGAGGTGGACTTCACGAGCGTGGGCAGCCCCATCCCGGAGACCGAGATCATCCTTTCGGAGGAAGGCGAAATCCTTTCCAGAAGCGCGGCGGTCTTCAAGGGATACTTCAAGAACGAGAAGGCCACGGCCGAGACCATGCAGGACGGCTGGCTGCGCTCGGGCGACGCGGGCTTCTTCGACGACCGGGGCAGGCTCGTGGTCATCGACCGCCTGAAGGACGTCATGCAGCTCGCCTCGGGCGAGCGCTTCTCGCCTCAGTTCCTGGAGAACAAGCTCAAGTTCAGCCCCTATGTGCGCGAGGCCGTTGTCCTTGGCCATGAGCGCGATTTCGCGGCGGCCATCGTGTGCATCGACTTCGACATCGTGGGCCGCTTCGCCGAATCGCGCATGCTGACCTATACGACCTACCAGGATCTCGCGGCCAAGCCCGAGATATACGACCTGATCCACGACGAGATCGCGGCCATCAACGCGCAGTTGCCCGAGGCCCAGCGCATCCGGCGCTTCGCACTGCTCTACAAGGAACTCGACGCCGACGACGGCGAACTGACGCGTACCCGCAAGGTGCGGCGAGGCGTGGTTTCCGAGCGTTACGGCGCGCTCGTCGAGGGGCTGTACTCCAAGGCCTCGGAAGTGGCCCTGAAGACCGAGATCCAGTATCAGGACGGCCGCGTGCGGGGCATGTCCGGGACAATCGCCCTGCGGGGCGTGGCCTGA
- a CDS encoding ABC transporter ATP-binding protein, with protein sequence MPMLSVDKVTLTFKGIAALMDVSFSIEEGSICSLIGPNGAGKTSMLNCISGRYTPDSGSITLNGQDLLRIPAHRRTRLGLSRTFQNIALFKGLSVLDNLMVGRHARMDYGILAGMLYFGRARREEDAHRRRVEEIIDFLGLSPYRHHPAGKLPYGVQKRVELGRALAAEPRLVLLDEPMAGMNLEETEDMARYILDLNEEWGVTVFLVEHDMGVVMDISDRVVVLDFGQVLAVGAPEAVQADPAVVAAYLGSEDAAFLGR encoded by the coding sequence ATGCCCATGCTCTCCGTCGACAAGGTGACCCTGACGTTCAAGGGCATCGCCGCCCTGATGGATGTGAGCTTCTCCATCGAGGAGGGCAGCATCTGCTCGCTCATCGGCCCCAACGGCGCGGGCAAGACGAGCATGCTCAACTGCATCTCCGGGCGCTACACCCCGGATTCCGGAAGCATCACCCTGAACGGCCAAGACCTCCTGCGCATCCCGGCACACCGCCGCACCCGGCTTGGCCTCTCGCGCACGTTTCAGAACATCGCATTGTTCAAGGGCCTCTCCGTGCTCGACAACCTCATGGTCGGCCGCCACGCCCGCATGGACTACGGCATTCTGGCAGGCATGCTTTATTTCGGTCGCGCGCGGCGCGAAGAGGACGCCCACCGCCGCCGCGTGGAGGAGATCATCGACTTTCTGGGGCTCTCGCCCTACCGCCACCATCCCGCGGGCAAGCTGCCCTACGGCGTGCAGAAGCGCGTGGAACTCGGGCGGGCCCTGGCCGCCGAGCCGCGCCTCGTGCTCCTGGACGAGCCCATGGCGGGCATGAACCTGGAGGAGACCGAGGACATGGCCCGCTACATCCTTGATCTCAACGAGGAGTGGGGCGTCACGGTCTTCCTGGTGGAGCACGACATGGGCGTGGTCATGGACATCTCGGACCGCGTGGTGGTCCTGGACTTCGGACAGGTTCTGGCCGTGGGCGCGCCCGAGGCGGTGCAGGCCGATCCGGCCGTGGTCGCGGCCTATCTGGGCAGCGAAGACGCCGCCTTCCTGGGGCGATAA
- a CDS encoding hydrogenase maturation nickel metallochaperone HypA/HybF, which yields MHEMSVVQSLMDIIRQEMGRHGVTRLLAVTVVHGRLTNVVPEALEFAWQVMTEGTELAGAELTMQEAPLRMRCGGCRLEFEPENLAAVAAPCPACGEQIGHEVIGGRELHISHIEAE from the coding sequence ATGCACGAAATGTCCGTCGTCCAAAGCCTCATGGACATCATCCGCCAGGAGATGGGCCGCCATGGCGTGACCCGGCTCTTGGCGGTCACGGTCGTCCACGGCAGGCTGACCAACGTGGTGCCCGAGGCCCTCGAATTCGCCTGGCAGGTGATGACCGAGGGCACGGAACTGGCTGGAGCCGAGCTTACGATGCAAGAGGCTCCCTTGCGCATGCGCTGCGGCGGCTGCCGCCTGGAGTTCGAACCCGAAAATCTCGCGGCCGTGGCCGCGCCCTGTCCGGCCTGCGGCGAACAGATCGGACACGAAGTCATCGGCGGCCGTGAACTGCACATATCCCACATCGAGGCCGAATAG
- the hypB gene encoding hydrogenase nickel incorporation protein HypB: MQIPVVRNILEANDRIAGQLKKLFAEKGILVLNLMSSPGAGKTSLLERTLTDLAPEMRMAVIEGDLQTDNDARRVAATGAQAVQVNTEGGCHLDGSMVMEALNSIDLDGLDILFVENVGNLVCPAEFSVGEDFNVALLSVAEGDDKPEKYPLLFHISAVMVLNKTDLLPYVDFDLEKATAHAKKLNEDIAVFPVSCRSGEGLNAWYDWLRTARAGKARS; this comes from the coding sequence ATGCAGATACCCGTGGTCCGCAACATCCTCGAAGCCAACGACCGCATCGCGGGCCAACTCAAGAAACTCTTCGCCGAGAAGGGCATACTGGTCCTGAACTTGATGAGTTCGCCCGGCGCGGGCAAAACCTCTCTGCTTGAGCGCACCCTCACGGACCTCGCGCCCGAGATGCGCATGGCGGTCATCGAAGGCGACCTGCAAACCGACAACGACGCCCGCCGCGTGGCCGCCACCGGCGCCCAGGCCGTGCAGGTCAACACCGAGGGCGGCTGCCACCTCGACGGCTCCATGGTCATGGAGGCCCTGAACTCCATCGACCTCGACGGCCTCGACATCCTTTTCGTGGAGAACGTGGGCAACCTCGTCTGTCCGGCCGAGTTCTCCGTGGGCGAGGACTTCAACGTGGCCCTGCTCTCCGTGGCCGAAGGCGACGACAAGCCCGAAAAATACCCCCTGCTCTTCCACATCTCGGCGGTCATGGTCCTGAACAAGACCGACCTGCTGCCCTATGTCGATTTCGATCTGGAAAAGGCCACGGCCCACGCCAAGAAATTGAACGAGGACATCGCCGTATTCCCAGTCTCGTGCCGCAGCGGCGAAGGGCTGAACGCCTGGTACGACTGGCTGCGCACGGCGCGGGCGGGCAAGGCCAGATCCTGA
- a CDS encoding CBS domain-containing protein: protein MYVGLKMLKKFVTATPKTLVKDARRLLEEQRLWMLLVMEGDRLVGYVRLEDIMAALPSIMTTLEKHELNYLLSKLTVEKIIRKDITSVSPTMDIESAAKIMHDKNLAGLAVVDDDTGKLLGYINRSVMLEVLVEEMGLLAGGKRIVFEVADRPGVIHEVSGIIAQKGVSIISTGTFFHENRRMVVIRVATEDESPIAAALQERGYKLVTAADFVGEWL from the coding sequence ATGTACGTCGGTCTGAAGATGCTCAAGAAATTCGTCACCGCGACGCCCAAGACCCTGGTCAAGGACGCACGCCGCCTGCTTGAGGAGCAGCGGCTGTGGATGCTCCTGGTCATGGAGGGCGACCGTCTCGTCGGCTACGTGAGGCTTGAGGATATCATGGCCGCGCTGCCGTCCATCATGACCACGCTCGAAAAGCACGAACTCAACTATCTGCTTTCCAAGCTGACCGTGGAAAAGATCATCAGGAAGGACATCACCTCCGTCTCACCGACCATGGACATCGAGAGCGCCGCCAAGATCATGCACGACAAGAACTTGGCGGGCCTTGCCGTGGTTGACGACGATACAGGCAAGCTCCTTGGCTACATCAACCGTTCCGTGATGCTCGAAGTTCTGGTCGAGGAAATGGGGCTGCTCGCGGGCGGCAAGCGTATCGTCTTCGAGGTTGCGGACCGGCCAGGAGTGATCCACGAGGTTTCCGGCATTATCGCCCAAAAGGGGGTGTCCATCATCTCCACGGGCACTTTCTTCCACGAGAACCGGCGCATGGTCGTCATCCGCGTGGCCACCGAGGATGAGTCGCCCATCGCGGCCGCACTCCAGGAACGGGGCTACAAACTGGTCACGGCCGCGGATTTTGTGGGGGAGTGGCTCTAG
- a CDS encoding ABC transporter substrate-binding protein, with the protein MKKYLIICLAACMLLAASAAMAADKTIRVGVLAALSGPTSDVGPSYANGIRDCANWLNETKYVPGHTFEIILQDYAYNAQQAITIYRRFTSKDKIVALQGWGTADTEALTQFVARDRVPTLSASYSAHLTDPSKTPYNFFISTDYTTQLRGGLQYLRDAWTESRAPRLALIYPDHPYGKAPIAGGKAFAREIGFEVVGEETVALGALDATAQLLAVRDMKPDFVWIGGTTSSTAVILKDAKKLDFSPTFLTNIWGVDENIFKLAGDAAEGVYTLQASAVYGADVPGMKIIEQATKGEPQMTHYIRGFASMLVMAEGARVAAAKGSVTGPTLKDALETLRDYDPMGLVPPVSFFPDDHRPSMSVMIYRIENGEFVLKGTPTLPRKAEWLGN; encoded by the coding sequence ATGAAAAAATATCTCATCATTTGTCTTGCCGCCTGCATGCTGTTGGCCGCCAGCGCGGCCATGGCCGCCGACAAGACCATCAGGGTCGGCGTGCTGGCCGCCCTTTCCGGCCCCACGTCCGACGTCGGCCCCTCCTACGCCAACGGCATCCGCGACTGCGCCAACTGGCTGAACGAAACCAAATACGTCCCGGGCCACACCTTCGAGATCATCCTCCAAGACTACGCCTACAACGCCCAGCAGGCCATCACCATCTACCGCCGCTTCACCTCCAAGGACAAGATCGTGGCCCTGCAGGGATGGGGAACCGCCGACACCGAAGCCTTGACCCAGTTCGTGGCCAGGGACCGCGTTCCGACGCTCTCGGCCTCCTACTCGGCCCACCTGACCGATCCGTCCAAGACGCCCTACAACTTCTTCATCTCCACGGACTACACCACCCAGCTTCGCGGCGGCCTGCAATACCTGCGCGACGCCTGGACCGAGTCCCGCGCTCCGCGCCTGGCCCTGATCTACCCCGACCACCCCTACGGCAAGGCCCCCATCGCGGGCGGCAAGGCCTTCGCCCGGGAGATCGGCTTCGAAGTCGTGGGCGAGGAGACCGTGGCCCTCGGCGCGCTGGACGCCACGGCGCAGCTTCTGGCCGTGCGCGACATGAAGCCCGACTTCGTGTGGATCGGGGGCACCACGTCCTCCACGGCCGTCATCCTCAAGGACGCCAAAAAGCTCGACTTCAGCCCCACCTTCCTGACCAACATCTGGGGCGTGGACGAGAACATCTTCAAGCTCGCCGGCGACGCGGCCGAAGGCGTCTACACCTTGCAGGCCTCGGCCGTGTACGGAGCGGACGTGCCCGGCATGAAGATCATCGAGCAGGCCACCAAGGGCGAGCCGCAGATGACGCACTACATCCGTGGTTTCGCCTCTATGCTGGTCATGGCCGAAGGGGCGCGCGTCGCCGCCGCGAAGGGGAGCGTTACCGGCCCGACCCTGAAGGACGCCCTTGAGACGCTGCGCGACTACGATCCCATGGGGCTCGTGCCGCCGGTCAGCTTCTTCCCCGACGACCACAGACCGAGCATGTCCGTCATGATCTACCGCATCGAGAACGGTGAGTTCGTGCTCAAGGGAACCCCCACCCTGCCGCGCAAGGCCGAGTGGCTGGGCAACTAG
- a CDS encoding ABC transporter ATP-binding protein: MNLLSVANIEVVYNDVVLVLKGLSLGVEEGRITALLGANGAGKSTTLKAISGLLASENGEVTDGSIIYDGTNILRQSPEKTVRQGIFQVMEGRRVFDDLTVEENLRCGAFTRPSSEFAERLERVYAYFPRLRERRTQLAGYMSGGEQQMLAIGRALMARPRLLLLDEPSLGLAPMLVEEIFGIIKTINEQESTTILLVEQNARAALSIAGHGYIMENGRVVMDGQAQALLSNPDVQEFYLGMGHGGEKKSYRDVKHYRRRKRWLG; the protein is encoded by the coding sequence TTGAACCTGCTCAGCGTCGCCAACATCGAGGTCGTGTACAACGACGTCGTCCTGGTGCTGAAGGGCCTCTCGCTTGGCGTCGAGGAGGGCCGCATCACGGCCCTCCTCGGAGCCAACGGCGCGGGCAAATCCACCACGCTCAAGGCCATCTCCGGGCTTTTGGCCAGCGAGAACGGCGAGGTCACGGACGGCTCGATCATCTACGACGGCACGAACATCCTGCGGCAATCGCCCGAGAAGACCGTGCGCCAAGGCATCTTCCAGGTCATGGAGGGGCGTCGCGTGTTCGACGACCTGACCGTGGAGGAGAACCTGCGCTGCGGGGCGTTCACCCGGCCGTCCTCGGAATTCGCCGAGCGCCTGGAACGGGTCTATGCCTATTTTCCGCGCCTGCGCGAGCGCCGCACCCAGCTTGCTGGCTACATGTCGGGCGGTGAGCAGCAGATGCTGGCCATCGGCCGTGCGCTCATGGCGCGGCCCCGGCTCTTGCTCCTCGACGAGCCGTCGCTTGGCCTTGCGCCCATGCTCGTGGAGGAGATATTCGGCATCATCAAGACCATCAACGAGCAGGAAAGCACGACCATCCTGCTTGTGGAGCAGAACGCGCGCGCCGCGTTGTCCATCGCGGGGCACGGCTACATCATGGAGAACGGTCGCGTGGTCATGGACGGGCAGGCCCAGGCGCTTTTGAGCAACCCGGACGTGCAGGAGTTCTACCTGGGCATGGGGCATGGCGGCGAGAAGAAGAGCTACCGCGACGTCAAGCACTATCGGCGGCGCAAGCGCTGGCTCGGATAG
- a CDS encoding Mrp/NBP35 family ATP-binding protein, giving the protein MSQSCSGCPSASSCSPKEKDSCGGPSEAEKELQNVLSRIKHKIVVLSGKGGVGKSTVAANIAMSLAQAGKKVGLLDVDVHGPSIPRLLSLKGQQPGMNDNSIEPVPYARNLWVMSTGFLLPTDSDAVIWRGPVKIGVIRQFIQNVAWGDLDYLIVDCPPGTGDEPLTVMQLLSPSAKAVIVTTPHMLAVDDVRRSITFVGLVDAKVLGIVENMSGFVCPDCGKQHEIFNTGGGEKLALETGVPFLGRIPFDPELARAGDEGFDYSKVYPDSETSKAVARIIEPLLKLDA; this is encoded by the coding sequence ATGAGTCAGAGCTGTTCGGGCTGTCCCTCGGCCTCGTCCTGCTCGCCCAAGGAGAAAGATTCCTGCGGCGGCCCAAGCGAGGCGGAAAAAGAGCTGCAAAACGTCCTTTCACGCATCAAGCACAAGATCGTGGTCCTCTCCGGCAAGGGAGGCGTTGGCAAGAGCACGGTGGCGGCGAACATCGCCATGTCCCTGGCCCAGGCGGGCAAGAAGGTCGGCCTGCTCGACGTGGACGTGCACGGGCCGTCCATCCCGCGTCTTCTGTCCCTCAAGGGCCAGCAGCCCGGCATGAACGACAACTCCATCGAGCCGGTGCCCTACGCGCGCAATCTGTGGGTCATGTCCACGGGCTTTTTGCTGCCCACGGACAGCGACGCCGTGATCTGGCGCGGGCCGGTGAAAATCGGCGTGATCCGTCAGTTCATCCAGAACGTGGCCTGGGGCGACCTCGACTACCTGATCGTGGACTGCCCTCCGGGCACGGGCGACGAGCCCCTGACCGTGATGCAGCTTTTGAGCCCCTCGGCCAAGGCCGTGATCGTGACCACGCCGCACATGCTGGCCGTGGACGACGTTCGCCGCTCCATCACCTTCGTGGGCCTCGTGGACGCCAAGGTTCTGGGTATCGTCGAGAACATGAGCGGCTTCGTCTGCCCCGACTGCGGCAAGCAGCACGAGATATTCAACACCGGCGGCGGCGAGAAGCTGGCCCTGGAGACGGGCGTGCCGTTCCTCGGCCGCATTCCCTTCGATCCCGAGCTTGCCCGCGCGGGCGACGAGGGTTTCGACTACAGCAAGGTCTACCCAGACAGCGAGACCTCCAAGGCGGTGGCGAGAATCATCGAGCCCCTGCTCAAGCTCGACGCCTAG